tcgcCTTTGGCAACAGGCTGCTGAGAACCGCGGTCGGGGCTCGGAGAGGAAATTGaggactttcttttttttttcccctttctctcttttttttttttttctgtatattttTAATGGGAAGGAGATGTAGAGACGGCGGGTGGGCAGCGCTAGACCGCCCCGCCTGGTACAGTTTGCCCCAGCTAGAGCTTGagtccctctcctgctgcctcctcctcacaccTTGCCTGCTGGTACCATCCTGTCGGTTTAAAACACCAAACgtgtttcattttgaagcttttCTGGGAAAGATACCCTTcaaaggggagcagcagctcatgGCACTGTCCCATTAGGATTTGGCAAATAACGTGTGTCATCAGTAATTCATTTATTTTAGATGATCCAGACCTGAAAGATATTGACCCTACAGTATTAAAACATtgccatgctgcagctgcaaCGTGTATTCTGGAGGCAGGGAAGCATAAAGCTGACATATCTGCTATAAGGTACTCACACTTGGAAGCTACCCTATTGCTCTGGCAGTTATTTAACTGTGCTACTGAGTTAATGTTAACAGAAAACTAATAAAGTCTTTTTTCCCTGTAGCACATGTCTCGAGGACTGTAAACTGGACAAAGAGAGAATAGAACAATTTTGCACCGAATATcaggtttttaaaagaaaaaatttaacctatttgttttctttctctcataGGAATTTATTGAATAtagctgcttttttctttttcttttctttttttcaaattTTTCCAGAAAAACAAGGATGCCTTGGAAATCCTCTTGGGAAGGTAGGTCAGTCAGCACAGATATACAGTTTTAATTGCAGCTGCTTTAAAACTGTCCTGGAAAACCCCTTTGCATGCTTTAGGTGATAAAGCAAGAAATGTTGTtggacttgggggggggggggttggaaataaataaattttgcCTTTTTAACAAACTTCAGTTGTTCTCCTTTTGGGATTCTGCTCTTAAGAAACTTTTGGAACTTTTCAAGAAGCACTACAGGGAGCATGTAAAAGTTCTGTACTGATGGATAGCTTGAGTAAGTGGTGTTTTCTTTTAGCACAGGGAACTTGTAACTATTGTGTCTTTCAGCATAGGCAGATCTCCTCTGTATGTAACTGATGTGTCCTGGCGCTTGGAGTATCAAATCAAGGTAATTTTAATGCATCAGGTTGGTTTTTTCGGTCCATTTCAGTGCTGAGACCTGacttttcctgtgctgtttgtttttaattcagaACAACCAACTTCATAAAACTTACCAGCCTTCCTACTTGGTGACCTTAAACGTAGAGGTACTGTactcccagcaccctcaggggcaaaccCACAATTTCagagttttgtttggttggttttttaataaAAGTCATTGTtgtgttgtttcattttgtcttCAGAACGGTGATTCAGGATCACACCCAGATGTTAGTTTTAGTTGCACGATGGAACAATTACAGGTACTTCCTTCATTGTTGTTTCAGTGCTCAGCTCCGGTTGTGGCTGTATATGTTTTTAATAACTTGCCAATCAAAATGAAATCCTGGATGCTATTattaaaaaatagtaataatcacaggctgggagggcaggggagaatCTTCTATTAAAATTATTCAAGTGTAGTTTTCCTGTCAAGTAAAGCTGCAAAGTAACTGATTTTAGTTGCATGGGGAGTGTTTTACCTACATGCATAAATATTTTGTCTGTTTTCATAACTGTTAAATATGTAtatggggggaaataaataattttctggAACTCTTGACTTCCCATGCTTTAGAGAAATGATGAAAGAAGCTGGTTCAGTAATTTAAATGTGTCATGATTTTAATAGAAAAACAAGGGAAGGCTCTTCAGTGGTGTTAATGACATGTAAGAAGCGTACTGAAACAAACCTTGATCTTTGTTTAGTGCTTTAAATGTGTAATTGAACAATAGAAGCATTGTAATGCTTGGAAATGCCCAGACTGGAGGATTGGGAAGAGGGcttggagagaggggaaaagcaagATATTAAAACTTGGGGGTTACTCCTCTGCTCTTTCCATGTGTGTCTTCAGAGTCCACCTTCTCTTACTAACGAGTAACTTTGATCACTTTGCCTACTTAGTTAAATCTGATGTGCTGTGGCTGGAGAATGGtcctagtaccaaattgcactCCAGATATTTCCAGTGTTTTAGAAATGTTTATAGGACTTCAAAGCCTAGAGCAGATGTCAGCATTTAGCCATCTTAGCCTATGTGCTAAGAGTAGTGATCTCTTTTGGTAGATGATAGATGTTAAAACCTGTTTTCCTTGACTTTCCTTGCACTGTTGTAAAAATAAGGGGCTATTTAATTACTTGCTGGCATTGCCCATCAGCTGCAACATTTCTTTGTGGTATAAGGTGCTGGTTTCCAGGGCctctcttaaaaaaaatttaCTCTGTTCCTCTAGCTACCCTTGCAAAAAAAACATGTTTATTCTAAGGCTGTATTTCATCTCTTAGGATTTAGTTGGAAAATTAAAAGATGCTGCAAAAAGTCTAGAAAGAGCAACTCAGATGTGATGGAGGGAAAGTGTCAGCCTGCCGAGCTGGACTAGTCTCTTTCCTCAGAACGTCTTCTAAATTACAACTGCCTTTCATCTCATGATGAAAACTTGTGTTGTtcggggtggttttgttttagtttggcttcttttgggtttttttttcggttttggttgccttttttttttaagtctctgCACTTGATGGTCCTttcttgtgccttttttttttaaacttttgttAAATACCTGCTTAACTGTCGTCTTTTCAAAGCatcctttctcttttatttttgcttttttagaATTCtcgtatatttttttttccctgccaatCTAATAAAGTTTATTTGCTCCTGTTCTGAAATTTCTATGGCTGAAGTCGCGGTACCTAAAGGGAAGATGCTGTGTGCTCATCTCCATGAGGCAAAAATCCCTTCTCCTCCCGTGCCGTTTGCTAAATTGCCCCCCGCGCTTTGTTATTCTCTCCAGACGAGCTAACATTTCTTCTAAGTTGAGGCCACAGGGACTCCCAATTTAATTTGAGGGCGGCGGTGCCCCTCACGGAAACCCTGGGCTCCGCGGTCGAGCAAAGGCGGGCGCGACTCGGGATCGACGGCGTTTCCCTTATCGCTGTGCCGCTCGGTGCCCGGCGATGGGGCCGCTGTCTCCCGTTGCCGCTCATCCTGCGCCGTCCCCCGCTCCGGTGGCCGCCGCGGAGCCGCTCGTTGCCGGCCGAACCCCGCAGACAGCTCGCACCTGCCAGCGAGGGGAGAGTGGCCCCGCGGAGGAAGCGCGGAGCGGACGGGCCCTCGTCGCCGCGGCGCCGGGCTCTTCCCTTCCCGCTCTTTCGCGCCCAGGCTGCGGGCGGCGGCTTGTCCTCGGCGGTGGTGAGCGGCTGCGAGTGTTTCCCCGCTTCCCTCCCTCCCGCTTCGGTGGTTGTAGCGCCCGGCGCTACCCGCTCCCTCCGCGGGGCGGGGGCCGCCGCGGATCGCCGCGACACCCGCTACCGCCGCGACACCCGCTACCGCCGCCGCTCGAGGGGCGCCAGGGCGGGTTGGGGCCGGCACGGCTGCTCTGGGCGGGAAGGCGGCGGCGCAGCCCGCCGAGGGGACGTCTCGCCCCGACGCTGTCGGCCCCGCGCAGCCCCGACGGGGCGGGCAGCGGGAGGGCAACGCGCACGAGGCGCCGGGAGCGCGAGGCCGCGGCGCAGTGTATGCCccccttccaccacccccaacccccgCCAGTCCGGCTACCCCCGCAGGGATTCGAGACGGGACGGGGCGCCCGCGGGTGTTGGTGTCCGCGCAACAAGTGCGCGGAGACTGGGGGTAAGAGTGAGTGGGCGGTGTGTGGGGCCGGCTCCGGGGGGGGCTGCGGCGAGGGGAGGACGGAGAGGGCAGCGCCAGGGACGCACCTCGGCGGGTTCGGGGGGGGGTAGAGGGAGGCGACTTCGAAGAGGtgaaggggcggggggggggggggggggggggagttgtgAGGCGCGGAGGGCGTAGAACGGGCGGAGGCAGCGCGGGGGGGAAGGAAGCATCGGGCTGCTGCGGGCGGGGGGTGGGCGGGAGCCGCGGAGcaggagcggggccgggggtcgggggcgggcggcggggaAAAGGAGGCATCGGCGGCGCGCGGGCGGGCGCGTGCAGggccggggggaggggagggaggaggcaaggggggagggaggggagggggcggtGGAGGGAGGcgggagggaggggtgggggggagggggtgcagagaggcgggggcgggggggaggcggAGGCGGCCGGGTTGCGGGATTGGGTCACGGGGAGGCTGCCGGGCCCCGGCGGCAGCGCCGCTAATTCCCAGGCCGCCCTTAAGGAATGAGGCGCCCCACGTGACGCTGGCGGGGCGGGCGAACTCCGAGCCATTTTGGGGACGGTGTCAGTTTCCACTGTGTGTGCCTTCAGCGTTGCATTCTTCCCTCCTCcgccctcctccctccctccctccctccctccctccctcctccctccctcccgcccGCCAGCCAGCCcgccctccttcccttccccggGTCCCCGCCACCAACTatgaaataacaacaacaataatactccatcagcagcagcagcataatAATCATaatcataataaaaaaaaaaaggaacgcGAGCGAGGCCGCGAGGCGGAGCAGGGGGGCAAGAGGGAGAGACAATGGGCTGGTGGAGAGAGGACCCATCCGGACCAGGGAGACTTTGCGCTCCCAGCGCCTGAGCCGCTGGGGCGGCGAACTCGGAGGGAGAGCGAGGGAGCGAGGACGGCCCGGTGGCCGAGAGGAGCAACCCCGGGTGTTTTGTAACTAAAATGAGCGGagcgcagcggcggcggcggcggcaatAAGCTTATTGCAATTGACAGCGTCTGCAGTTCATTTCAAGATGGCCGCTTGGCTCACATTCATTTTCTGCTGAACGACTTTTAACTTTCATTGTCTTTTTTGGCCGCTCCGATCGTCACCCACCGGCTCCGTTTTCCGGGTACGTATGAAGGGAGGTGTCGCCTTTCCAAGGGCGGGGGGCTCAAGGGGCTCGGCGGCGGTTTTCGGCCGGTTTGGGGGCTGCAAAGGGGAGCCTAGGTGTCCCCCGAGCTCTCCGTATGGGAAAAGCGCTGacaggctgctccagccacacacacacatatagacacgcagcagcagcctgtgcactCGCTCGCGTTACGCGCCCACATTTGCAAATTTtagttcctttctttctccagaCCCCCCCTAAAACCTTTCTGTGCACATGGCCCCCGAGGAGAATATTTATATTTCcagaccctgctgccagcccggcCTGAGCGCTCTTTGTTTAAAGGCAGATTTTGATTAAACAGGGACGTTCGTGAATTCTGGAGCTGCCTGGGTCAAGTGATTTCAGTCCTCCCCGAAAGAAATGTCTCTGGGGGAGGTTAAAATGTCAGATAACGTACCCATTTTATAGGGATAGAGCCAGCGGGGGGTAGCGATCCTCCTGGAGGGGTTGTTAGGCGTCGGGGCACCCAGGAGAAAATGTTATTAACTTAAGTTGGACAAGTACTTGTGTGAAATTGGATGGGTTGTAAGATGGCGGTTCCCAGTTGTTTCCAATGTCTCCTCTTACATTTATGCTCGAAATGCtgaagtttgggggtttgtgtctgctgggaaaggaaaggggtgGCCAACACCGAGAAGTAACTTTTCGGGGGGAGGTTAAGGATGGCAGTTTGGCTGCGATCTTGGGGAGCTGGGGCGTGCGGTTTGCTGGAGCCTTTGGAGCAAAGGTGATGTGTCTGTGGGacgcagggtgctggggggggttgcatttcttttctctgggtttttgtttgtggttgtggttttttgtgtggtggtgttgtttgtgtgtggttttttttttaaactcctgAGCCCGGGAAGGGCAAATTTACATGAAATCCTTTGTCATGTCTTAAAGATGTCATGAGTGGGCTCCTCGTGTTGCTTATGGGCAGCTCTGGAAAGTTGCTGGTGTTATGTTTTTTTGGTGACTGTATGGCCTTGGCAATATGTAGCGCGGGTTGTTTCCCTGTGTTTATTGTAAATATTTGAAAATCAGAGAAAAATCACCAGGAAAATCACTTTCCTGTGGAAGTGACCCAATCGCTTTTCAGCCTCTAGAAACTTTGTTTCACTCTTGCACTCTCCAGCAAAGTCGAGGAAAACCTGGGTGTGGGTGCCCATTTGCAAGCTTGGTgttaaatggatttttttttcctaatctgtAGTGGTCAGAGCAACTTATTTTATGGGACTGTCCCAAAGACCTGGGAAATTCGGGAAATACAGTTCAGTAAAGCTACTTTTAGTGTCTCTCTGCAGTGCGTCCTGGAAACTGAGACAGACCTTGTGCTACAGTTTGCCAAAAGACACGGAGGCTTGACCTACCTGATCGCTTAGATGGTGCAAAATTAAcatttttgtgtatttttccAGTAGACAGATCTTGTCCTTCGCCTAGTTCTAGGGAGGCGATTTAAGCGATTGGGGTCCTTTTGCACTCCCAGTATCCAGGTCTTTCCCGGTTGGAGATGGTGGGGCAGAGCTCTCTGAGCTGCTTGTGCCCTCCTCTAAAACATATGTAGCCATTCTTAGGCGAAAGGGGAATAACAGTCTCGCTAGTAAAAATGGCTCTGACTGATAATGGGTGAAGATGTAGAATGAGGGCTTCTTTATTCCCAACGAGAGAGTTTTCCGAGAGGAAGGAGATGGGTGCAAAGTACACAAACCTACTCGAGCGATGCTTCTGGGTTTTATCTATGCATTTTCTGTTAGAGACCTGTCGAGCAAGGTTTGATGGCTTATTGCCTTTATGGATTTTTTATAACGTAGCTGATTCTTAGCAGGAGAATgcacttctgtttttcttcattttgacACAACCCGTTTCAGGCCTCTAAATAATCAGCTGGCTGGCAGTGTTTGCTTCGAGCAAGTATTATCTCCGTGTATTTTACATTTAGTTGTTCCGTGTGTCAgtgtgtaaatatatatattgttcAGGCTGAGGGGCTCTTTTGTGCTAGCCATGTGAAGTGTTGGTATTCGCTCTGCTATCAGCACAAGCaatggggggaagaaaataattcagTCTGAAAAGGTTTTTCTCTCGTACCAAAATGTTAAGCTCAGACTGCTGTAGTAGAGCCTTCTGCGTTAGTGTCACATACCCGCAGGCACAGACACTGGTGTACTTGTGCCTGTGCGGGTGGCTTTTTGGGGAGAAAAGTTAGGCGCCTGGTTCAGCTCGCTGGAGAAAAATCACTGATTCCAAAGCCGGCTCAAAGCACGTTGAAAATGTGCTAACTTTAGGCAATAAATAATCCACGTTTAGATGTTGCTTCGACAAAACAGGTTTCACGGTTGAATTTAATCCCCCCTTCCTTCATTTTAGGAAAGGGCTACTCCTGTGTAGAATAAAAGTGTTTAAGTCTGAGAGGGTTTGTCCTGGTCTGGGAGGGCTTGGGAAGGAAATCTCGATCAGCCCAACTTGTGTGACCTCGGGCACTGCTGGTTTAAAAACATTTTGTCTTTGATATCAAAGATTTTTATAGATTATAAGGTGGTGAGTTGAACAAATAAAACACAGACCCGAGAAAGCAGCTTGTCCATGATTAAGGACCTAAAGGCACCTCAGAGTCCCCGGCTtcagggctctccagaggagctCAGAAGCTCGGGCTCTGCCTTTTCTGGGAAAAGCAGACCCTCGGCATCGGTTTAGAATTAAAAAATGGAGGGTCAGGGACCCTGGAAGCGACATTTAAACCCCAGTTACAGTGCAGCGGACGTCTTGCTCTCCCGCACGGGGCTCGGAACAGCTTTGGGGACCTGGTCTGGCTTGGTGCTTCATGCaatttgcttttctgtgtgcTGGCCGGCTGTGGTTTGGTGCTGGGCAGTTTTATCTGCTGCTCACGCGAGggttctcctgcagcagcaagagaagtttGCTGGCTGGGGTCGCTCGTTGGCGCTGTGCACACTTCTGGAGGAATATTGTACCCCTGTCCTGGGCGATTTGGCCGAAATTCAAAGCTTCTGGAAAGCTTAGTGTGTTGTCTCTCtctcacacttttttttttttttttcccctgctgcctAACAGCGAAAGTTTGCGAGTGGCTGGGAAGATCCAGCATCTTGAGTCTTCGGCTCGCACGGTGCTGCCGTGAGAGGTGGCTCGCAAGCTCTGCCTTGGGAAGAGTGGGGACCAAGGATGAAAActggtgtgctgggggcactgacAGGGGGAAATGAATGGCTTGCACCGGAGCAACCTTGTTACCTTGCATTTTTCAGGATCTGGCTGACAGAAAATAATTTACTCTGCGATTGGCGTGGCTGGCGGGTTTTTTTCCCTCGGTGTACTTTCCCTTTTAcgtctccttccctctcattTCAAATGGCATGTGTGCATCTTAACGCTGGTGCAAGTGCATCCGATGGGGGTTTATGGATTTCAGACTGTGAAAATGACATTTGTTTTTCACTCTTGCCGCTGCATTGTGTTGACAAGGTGTTGATTTAGCTTCAGGAATGATCTGGTCACATGGTCCTTCGCATGTTGTCACTAATGTACCGTTTAAAGTCGGTGTGGGCTTTTTGtctcccccccacctcttcGGTGTGCTTTATTCCTGAAAAGGGGGTCTCTTTAAGGACCCGGAGACTCGTTTTCTCCTGCCCAAACACCTTACCCTGGTGCTGCAAATCTCTTTCCACCTCTTGCAAAACTTTGCACTGCGCTCGCTTCGTCCGCGGGAGGCTTTTGAAAGGGGAGgcaaaagagggggggaaggaaagaaaaaagagagctagaagagggggagggggaaaaggaaggaaggagagaaaggagggaaggggagaaggggatgcTGGTGGCGCGGAGCTGGGCTCGGCATCCCGCGGCGGTGCGGGGGGCTCGGTCCCGGCAATGCGGCTCGGCTCGGCGGAGGGAGGGAGCGTAGGGGGAGAGGAGCGATCTCAGACCAGCTCCTCGCACCGAGTCGACGTGGAGAGAGGCCCCTGAGAGGATCCGAAATGGCCGAGGCTCGGGAGGAGCCTATGCTGCTCGCCTCCGCCGGGCTGAGACCCCAAAGCGCGGCTCAGACCCACGCCTGGAGCCGGCCCCCGGCGGCTCGGGCCGGCCCcgctcttctccccaggcacCCTCGGGGCAGCAGCACCCCGGCCGTGCCTGGGCCACCCCCCAATCCCCCTCTCCCCTCGCCCTCCCCCTTTCCTCGCAACCCGGCTCCCAGACCCCCGCGGGCTCCTCgcctcctccaccccctccGCCAGCCCCCGGGCCCCGCGTCCCACCCCCTggcccggctcggctcggcccggcccgccCCCCGGCCGCCCCCCCGCCTGGCTCTCGTGTGTTCCCAGCGGTGGCAGGATGCCAAGTGTAAGTGTAAGTTGCTATAGCAACCCCCTCGGAGAGCGGAGCAGATCCGGATCGGCACCGAGCGGCCGCGGCAGCCGCCCGGACACCCTTGGCGGGCCGGCCCCGCTGCCCCGGTGCCCGGCCCCGCTCCGAGGTGCGTGTGTCCCCCCCCCTGCCggtccctccccccccgccgcccctcCCCGCTCTCCGGAAATGCCAGGGCAGCCGCACCGGGAGGCGCTGGTTCCCCTTTGTGCTGCTCGCCGGCAGCCCCAGTGCCCGGCCGGCCCCCTCGTCCCCTCCCCGGAGATCGTCGCCGCATCGCCGCCCGGGCGAGCCAGAGCCGGCCGGTGCCGCGCCGGGCCGCGGGGAGAGCCGGTACCCGCTGGGGAGCGGCGCGGTGGGTGCCGCCGAGCGATCGCGGCTTCGCGGGGCTGCGCCCAGGCCGGCCCGGGGTGGTGCGGGGACATCCCGCCGGCCCCGGGACCGGCCTCCGCCCGCCGCCGTCTCTGCCGCCTTCCGCGCTTTCTCTTCCCGTGCGCCGGGGATGCGACTGCTCGGGGGGGACCGGACGCGCCGGATGCCGGCACCTGGGACCGCCGCGCTCGTCCCCGCTGACCggtgctctctgtgtgtgtcttgCAGAGCCCCCTCTCGCCACGCCAAAATGCATCGCACCACCAGAATCAAAATAACCGAGCTAAATCCCCATCTCATGTGCGTGCTCTGCGGCGGCTACTTCATTGATGCTACAACCATCATTGAGTGCCTCCACTCCTGTAAGTACAACCGGCCGCTCCGCGCTCTTCTTCCGACGCTTCCCACCTATCTCGGCATGCcgggaataaaaaaaaacaacccaaaccccagccctcaacccaagccccagccccccGAGGTGCCCAGGACCGCCGCCCCTCCGCCTCCCCGACGGGCTGGGAAATAGGTGGCCTGGCCGCGGTGCAGATTTTTTCTGATGACGGCCCTACGGTCTTTGTTAAAGTAATAATATATGTGCTCTAAGCGTCTCCTTTTCATGGTAATTGCAGCTTATTTGGGTATTTGTTTAGCTTAAGCAGCGCGCTGCTGACAATGGACGATTTGCTCTCGCTTGCATAGTTTAGAAAATCGCACCTATAGCTCTGCATATCTGAGCGTCACCTCCGAGCAGTACTAAAAGGCTTTCGTGTTTGACTTGCAGTCTGTAAGACCTGTATCGTGCGTTACTTGGAGACCAGCAAGTATTGTCCCATCTGTGATGTCCAAGTTCACAAAACTCGACCACTTTTGAATATAAGGTAGGAGGAAGATGCAACCCACACCTCCTATTTTCCTTCTGATGGGGAGACCAGCAGCAGTTGTGTTGATGTTATCTCTTGGTCAGTGATTTAAATGTGAAAGGACTTGTCAATTTACAAGCTAACTCCTCTGTGTGCTCTCTCTTTGGAGTTTTGTCATTGGTTGAAATTATTTCTCTGGATGAGAAATAGAAAATTTTTGttagtctttttcttttccatgtggACAACCATTGATGCACTGCCTCTTCCCTCTACTCCACGCTCATGGGCACCACCCCGACAGCTTCTACCCCCGCTTTCTATATTCCACTTCACTCCAGCCTTTGCTGCTAGTTAGAAAAACTACTGCTGAAACTTTCCAAGCTAGGAGGCAAAAGGCTTTAAATCAtgattttcctttcagaaacatgtttcttttcagtgttactcttttctttcctctgctttctAGGGAGGACATGTAGCTGTTTTTCAGGCCTTCCTTCAGTCCACAAGAATTATTTTGTATCTGTGGTGGCAGAGATGAGTTTTGGTTTATAGGGGTGCTTAGAGCAATGTTAATTTGACTTCAAGGTCTTGTCAGTGAACTTTTTATGACTAGCCTCCTACTTGGTAGAAGATGTCTCACTGTTGTGAAAGATTAGAAACAAGGAGCTTCTGCTTGGATTAAAACCTCTCTTCATATGCCTAATTTTACCTTTTGGGGTTGTTCCTTTTTCAGGTCAGATAAAACCCTCCAGGATATCGTATATAAGCTAGTACCAGGCCTTTTCAAAAGTAAGTAGTTAAACTGTTGTTtggttgcttgggtttttttctggagcAGAAAACCAGACCCAGAGCTGTTCTCCTATGTCAATACTGGTAGCTACAGCATATGTACTAAAAGAAGAATATGTGCTTTTCCATCTAgatgaaatgaaaagaagaagGGATTTTTATGCTGCTCATCCGTCAGCTGATGGTAAAATCTTCTCATTCACAACTTTCATAAATGTATCACTGACTTGGATGCTTCACTGTTTCCTTTTAAACTTACAAATCCTGTAGTTACCATGACAGAATTTTAAGAACTAAAGTCAGTGGAAATCAAAGTTTATTGTTTTAACAGTCAGGTAGCTTTAATTCATAATCTCACTATGGAGATTtatcttgggtttggtttttgggtttgttttgcttttgttttttttcttgttgttgagAATTGTCATCCTTCCTGATTTGAATTTCAAAATGTAAATTATTGTGGAAATTTCTGCGCAGCTGCCAATGGCTCTAATGAAGACAGGGGAGAAGTGGCTGATGAAGACAAAAGAATTATAACAGACGACGAGATAATAAGCTTATCCATTGAGTTCTTTGACCAGAATAGGCAAGTTCCAGAATGGCAATATTTTATGTTTACCTGACTGATAGCTGCTGTCTTTCTTATTTGTTGTAATTGTTCCCTTTCTTCTCACAGACTGGAACGAAAAGGAaataaggagaaagaaaaatcaaaggaaGAGGTAAATAAGTTTTCCTTGCTTTAGGGgagacaaaacacacacaaatatcTTGGGGGCAGGtttgcagctgaaaaaaaagccaccacatGGCTATATGTATCTAGAACTTATTATGGTGCTAGGTGTGGAAGAGGTCAAGTGTCTCCATACAGTTGTAGGTGTAAACAACTGTGTAAAACATCCCCAGTGTGACTTTTAAACTGGAATTAGATTTTTCTGGGTTGGATTCTGTGACAAGTTATTTAttaatttgtttttcaaattGCTAGGTACTAGGTGTATCTTCTAAAAAAGAGATTTGCTGTGAGATAAATAGCTTTATGTATAAAATCAGCTGCCTTTTTTAACTGCTCTTATTCTGGAAATGTAATTTACCACTTATTTCTGTGGTTCCTCAtgaggcagcagaagctgttgtaTTATAATTCAGTGTTTTATAatgtgtaaaaaagaaaaaaagaaagaggaaaaagttaGAGTACAACTTTGGTTGTACATCAGTGGATTGATGTTCTTTCCTGTGCCCTCAGGTGAATGACAAAAGATATTTGcgctgcc
The Dryobates pubescens isolate bDryPub1 chromosome 21, bDryPub1.pri, whole genome shotgun sequence DNA segment above includes these coding regions:
- the LOC104307960 gene encoding COMM domain-containing protein 3 isoform X2; this translates as MELSPYAQGGWRLLADPSRFTRRPYAALLRAAFRSLLDHSHDGLDDPDLKDIDPTVLKHCHAAAATCILEAGKHKADISAISTCLEDCKLDKERIEQFCTEYQKNKDALEILLGSIGRSPLYVTDVSWRLEYQIKNNQLHKTYQPSYLVTLNVENGDSGSHPDVSFSCTMEQLQDLVGKLKDAAKSLERATQM
- the LOC104307960 gene encoding polycomb complex protein BMI-1 isoform X3, whose amino-acid sequence is MELSPYAQGGWRLLADPSRFTRRPYAALLRAAFRSLLDHSHDGNSFILDDPDLKDIDPTVLKHCHAAAATCILEAGKHKADISAISTCLEDCKLDKERIEQFCTEYQKNKDALEILLGRTVIQDHTQMLVLVARWNNYRYFLHSPSRHAKMHRTTRIKITELNPHLMCVLCGGYFIDATTIIECLHSFCKTCIVRYLETSKYCPICDVQVHKTRPLLNIRSDKTLQDIVYKLVPGLFKNEMKRRRDFYAAHPSADAANGSNEDRGEVADEDKRIITDDEIISLSIEFFDQNRLERKGNKEKEKSKEEVNDKRYLRCPAAMTVMHLRKFLRSKMDIPNTFQIDVMYEEEPLKDYYTLMDIAYIYTWRRNGPLPLKYRVRPTCKRMKISHQREGLNNSGELESDSGSDKASSPAGGIPSTSSCLPSPSTPVQSPHPQFPHISSTMNGTSSSPSSNHQSSFTNRARKTSINGSSATSSG
- the LOC104307960 gene encoding polycomb complex protein BMI-1 isoform X1, which translates into the protein MHRTTRIKITELNPHLMCVLCGGYFIDATTIIECLHSFCKTCIVRYLETSKYCPICDVQVHKTRPLLNIRSDKTLQDIVYKLVPGLFKNEMKRRRDFYAAHPSADAANGSNEDRGEVADEDKRIITDDEIISLSIEFFDQNRLERKGNKEKEKSKEEVNDKRYLRCPAAMTVMHLRKFLRSKMDIPNTFQIDVMYEEEPLKDYYTLMDIAYIYTWRRNGPLPLKYRVRPTCKRMKISHQREGLNNSGELESDSGSDKASSPAGGIPSTSSCLPSPSTPVQSPHPQFPHISSTMNGTSSSPSSNHQSSFTNRARKTSINGSSATSSG